One segment of Phaeacidiphilus oryzae TH49 DNA contains the following:
- a CDS encoding DUF4913 domain-containing protein: protein MENRMEGPTRADEVLPDDYEAAEPPPPPPFILYRQGPEYLDELRALTLWTHQLLLPIYGREVTSSAPWCPVWWEHPEAVAQLHALWLAWQALTGAGSDPLGPANWHRDYLGPVMGSLRDPAGPFAGCKPGTHRDKRPPAVEALDPFGPPPEPPPLTA, encoded by the coding sequence ATGGAGAACCGCATGGAGGGCCCGACGCGGGCCGACGAGGTCCTCCCCGACGACTACGAGGCGGCCGAGCCCCCGCCACCGCCACCGTTCATCCTCTACCGGCAGGGGCCGGAGTACCTCGACGAGCTGCGGGCCCTGACGCTGTGGACCCACCAGCTCCTGCTGCCGATCTACGGGCGCGAGGTCACCTCCTCCGCCCCCTGGTGCCCGGTGTGGTGGGAGCATCCGGAGGCGGTCGCCCAGCTGCACGCGCTGTGGCTGGCGTGGCAGGCACTCACCGGCGCGGGGAGCGATCCCCTCGGCCCCGCGAACTGGCATCGGGACTACCTCGGTCCGGTGATGGGCTCACTCCGCGACCCGGCCGGTCCCTTCGCCGGCTGCAAGCCCGGCACCCACCGCGACAAGCGGCCCCCGGCCGTCGAGGCCCTCGACCCCTTCGGCCCGCCACCGGAGCCGCCACCCCTCACCGCCTGA